In Seriola aureovittata isolate HTS-2021-v1 ecotype China chromosome 17, ASM2101889v1, whole genome shotgun sequence, a genomic segment contains:
- the LOC130185881 gene encoding SRC kinase signaling inhibitor 1-like isoform X10, whose amino-acid sequence MGNAPSQANAGACFPKQDPERGGSHMISTDDLEYPREYRTLGNSARRFSNVGLVHTSEHRHTVSAAQSLEALTNLHKADMERKRDAFMDHLKSKYQQQQQLQHPHHSPHHNPPSPSPSHSSMRGTSERSAREQQQPNYWSFKSRSPRHSQSTQSGLADQAAKLSFASAESLETMSEADIPLGFNRMNRFRQSLPLSRSASQNKLRSPGVLFLQYGDETRRVHITHELSSLDTLHALIVHMFPQKLTAGMLKSPNTAILIKDEARNVFYELEDVRDIQDRSIIKIYRKEPIYASYPAAAHLANGDLRREIVYSSRDSSPTRRLNTLPSSTASGSSGSPSRSRLSYSGGRPPSFSGSHPQHEQPRHPHHPPASHAANAGLSPSPSAILERRDVKPDEEVSAKNMALMKNEGLYADPYSLMHEGRLSIASTQSLAAIGDPFSFPVSSGLYRRGSVRSLSTYSAAALQGDLEDSLYKPGGSLYSDTYSSATLGMGFRMPPSSPQKIPDMQLRDRDSYSSSPSRASPVRQTFRKDSSSVFVESPKSRPSSGSEPLCLTAGPGEGGRATPGFGSSLSGQDSDTSRDHRLERMEAMEKQIASLTGLVQSVLTRAPDSDSTCGLLRLCMMAGCPPDQGTEFSRPLPFSSSEKTETNSDGSATGTGRLKQKAHTPSAPLALMPPPPSNINQVNSVGRLQMQLHLHGLQQNATDLRKQLTQLRKIQMENQDSVKTLLKRTEAELNVRVADALRKQEDPLQRQRLLVEEERLKYLNEEELIIQQLHDLEKSVEEIQKESSVNHKLVTVQELEEKATVLRKLGETLTELKNQFPGLQSKMRVVLRVEVEAVKFLKEEPHRLDALLKRCKSITDTLATMRKQANEGVWKKQEDFSSPSSKHNDDLRKFADFDIPTSPPLTINDLGGGNSLSNWSPHTSLSRGHGNPSGPHKDNYPPVPHKGKALEELERRAAADKALSVEVRLAAERDWEEKRASLTQYSAQDINRLLEETQAELMKAIPDLDFAAKQIKPSSNPTSSQTPQSGTATPEHRASKPQHKLSGKEGGSRRGSDELTVPRYRTEKPSKSPPPPPPRRSFPSSPGITTRSGEPLIPGKSIKKSESEETEGQKPHVKLRRTVSENPRPASTPPTLASGDKEEGEEEKIAAELEGGNSSSVGKILHSSAASKLKHLQQNSTDKTKIGKREDFLKIQGQQQQ is encoded by the exons CCAACGCCGGGGCCTGTTTTCCTAAGCAAG ATCCCGAGCGTGGTGGCAGTCACATGATCTCGACAGATGACTTGGAGTATCCAAGGGAGTACCGGACGCTGGGGAACAGCGCTCGGCGCTTCTCCAATGTGGGCCTGGTGCACACATCGGAGCATCGCCACACTGTCAGCGCCGCCCAGAGCCTGGAGGCTCTGACCAACCTGCATAAGGCTGACATGGAACGCAAGAGGGATGCCTTCATGGACCACCTGAAGAGCAagtaccagcagcagcagcagctgcagcatccGCACCACAGCCCACACCACAACCCGCCATCGCCCTCACCCTCCCATTCCAGCATGAGGGGCACGTCGGAGCGGTCTGCACGTGAGCAG CAACAGCCCAACTACTGGAGCTTTAAG AGCCGCAGTCCACGGCATTCCCAGTCTACCCAGTCTGGGCTTGCCGACCAGGCCGCCAAGCTCTCCTTTGCCTCTGCTGAATCCTTGGAGACCATGTCAGAAGCTGACATCCCCCTGGGGTTCAACCGGATGAACCGCTTCCGCCAGAGCCTGCCGCTGTCCCGCTCTGCCAGCCAGAATAAGCTACGATCTCCAG GCGTGCTGTTCCTGCAGTACGGGGATGAGACACGCCGGGTGCACATCACCCACGAGCTGAGCAGCCTGGACACGCTGCACGCCCTCATCGTCCACATGTTCCCTCAGAAGTTGACAGCGGGTATGCTGAAGTCACCCAACACAGCCATCTTGATCAAGGATGAGGCACGTAACGTCTTCTACGAGCTGGAGGATGTGCGGGACATCCAGGACCGCAGCATCATCAAGATTTACCGCAAAGAGCCCATCTATGCTTCTTACCCTGCTGCTGCACACCTTGCTAATGGAGACCTGAGG agggagatAGTGTACTCCTCTCGCGACTCCTCTCCAACTCGCCGCCTCAacaccctcccctcctctaCGGCCTCAGGGTCTTCTGGCTCTCCCTCCCGTTCACGCCTCTCCTACAGCGGGGGCcgccctccctccttctccgGGTCCCATCCCCAGCATGAACAGCCCCGACACCCCCACCATCCCCCAGCCAGCCACGCTGCCAATGCAGGCCTGTCTCCTTCACCCAGCGCCATCCTAGAGCGCCGTGATGTCAAGCCTGATGAAGAAGTGTCTGCGAAAAATATGGCATTAATGAAGAACGAGGGGCTGTATGCAGATCCCTACAGCTTGATGCACGAGGGCCGCCTCAGCATTGCTTCCACCCAGTCTTTAGCTGCCATTGGGGACCCCTTTAGCTTCCCTGTTTCCAGTGGCCTGTACCGCCGTGGCTCTGTGCGATCCCTCAGCACCTACTCGGCCGCTGCTCTTCAGGGCGATCTGGAGGACTCCCTCTACAAGCCTGGAGGCTCACTCTACTCTGACACATATTCCTCAGCCACTCTGGGCATGGGTTTTCGCATGCCGCCCTCATCCCCACAGAAAATTCCTGACATGCAGCTGAGGGACAGGGACTCATATTCTAGCTCACCCAGCAGAGCCTCACCCGTCAGGCAGACGTTTCGCAAGGACTCGTCCTCCGTGTTTGTGGAGAGCCCAAAGTCGAGGCCCAGCTCCGGTTCAGAGCCCCTTTGTCTGACAGCCGGGCCTGGGGAGGGCGGCAGGGCCACACCTGGTTTTGGTTCTTCATTGTCTGGACAAGACTCTGACACTAGCAG GGATCATCGCCTGGAGCGTATGGAGGCCATGGAGAAGCAGATAGCCAGCCTGACTGGCCTGGTCCAGAGTGTGCTGACCAGAGCACCAGACAGTGACAGCAC ATGCGGCCTGCTGCGTCTCTGCATGATGGCGGGCTGCCCTCCAGACCAAGGGACGGAGTTCTCACGGCCATTACCTTTCTCTTCCAGCGAGAAGACCGAAACCAACAGTGACGGCTCCGCCACTGGAA CTGGACGGCTGAAGCAGAAAG CTCATACACCATCGGCACCTCTAGCTCTGATGCCACCACCACCTTCTAACATAAACCAGGTGAACAGCGTCGGCCGCTTGCAGATGCAGCTCCACCTGCACGGCCTGCAGCAAAATGCCACCGACCTGCGCAAACAGCTCACCCAGCTGCGCAAGATACAG ATGGAGAACCAGGATTCGGTGAAAACATTGCTGAAACGGACAGAAGCGGAGCTGAATGTGCGCGTTGCTGACGCCCTGAGGAAGCAGGAGGATCCTCTGCAGAGACAGCGCCtcctggtggaggaggagagactcAAGTACCTCAATGAGGAGGAGCTCATCATCCAGCAACTCCA CGACCTGGAGAAGTCGGTGGAGGAGATCCAGAAGGAATCATCTGTCAACCACAAGCTCGTGACggtgcaggagctggaggagaaggcCACTGTTCTGAGAAAGCTGGGAGAAACACTCACAGAACTGAAAA ATCAGTTCCCAGGCCTGCAGAGTAAGATGCGGGTGGTGCTCAGGGTAGAAGTGGAGGCCGTCAAATTCCTGAAAGAAGAGCCACACAGACTCGACGCCCTGTTAAAACGCTGCAAGAGTATAACTGACACCCTCGCGACCATGCGCAA ACAAGCAAATGAGGGGGTGTGGAAAAAGCAGGAGGACTTCTCCAGTCCTTCATCAAAGCACAATGATGACTTGCGAAAGTTCGCAGACTTTGACATTCCCACCAGCCCACCACTCACCATCAATGACCTCGGGGGTGGCAACAGCCTGTCCAACTGGAGCCCCCACACTAGCCTCAGCCGAGGCCACGGGAACCCGTCCGGCCCCCACAAGGACAATTATCCTCCTGTCCCCCACAAGGGAAAAgccctggaggagctggagcgcCGCGCTGCTGCAGATAAAGCTTTGTCCGTAGAGGTCCGACTG GCAGCAGAGCGGGACTGGGAGGAGAAGCGGGCCAGTCTGACCCAGTACAGCGCTCAGGACATCAACCGGCTGCTGGAGGAGACCCAGGCCGAGTTAATGAAGGCTATTCCTGACCTGGACTTTGCTGCCAAGCAGATCAAGCCCAGCTCCAACCCAACGTCCTCTCAGACCCCTCAGAGTGGGACGGCAACCCCAGAGCACCGTGCCAGCAAGCCCCAGCACAAGCTTTctgggaaggagggaggatCCAGGCGTGGCTCTG ATGAGCTGACAGTGCCTCGATATCGCACAGAGAAACCCTCCaagtctcctcctccaccgccaCCGAGACGTAGCTTCCCATCCTCTCCAGGCATTACCACCCGCAGCGGAGAGCCCCTCATTCCTGGTAAAAGTATAAAG AAGTCTGAATCTGAAGAGACTGAAGGCCAGAAGCCTCATGTAAAGCTGAGGAGGACCGTGTCCGAAAACCCTCGTCCTGCATCTACACCCCCCACACTGGCCTCTGGGGAcaaggaggaaggggaggaagaaaaaattGCTGCCGAACTGGAG gGAGGGAATAGCTCCAGCGTTGGTAAGATTCTCCACTCCTCGGCTGCCTCCAAGCTGAAGCACCTGCAGCAGAACAGCACAGACAAGACTAAAATTGGCAAAAGAGAGGACTTCTTGAAGATCCAGGGCCAGCAGCAG
- the LOC130185881 gene encoding SRC kinase signaling inhibitor 1-like isoform X5, with protein MGNAPSQANAGACFPKQDPERGGSHMISTDDLEYPREYRTLGNSARRFSNVGLVHTSEHRHTVSAAQSLEALTNLHKADMERKRDAFMDHLKSKYQQQQQLQHPHHSPHHNPPSPSPSHSSMRGTSERSAREQQQPNYWSFKSRSPRHSQSTQSGLADQAAKLSFASAESLETMSEADIPLGFNRMNRFRQSLPLSRSASQNKLRSPGVLFLQYGDETRRVHITHELSSLDTLHALIVHMFPQKLTAGMLKSPNTAILIKDEARNVFYELEDVRDIQDRSIIKIYRKEPIYASYPAAAHLANGDLRREIVYSSRDSSPTRRLNTLPSSTASGSSGSPSRSRLSYSGGRPPSFSGSHPQHEQPRHPHHPPASHAANAGLSPSPSAILERRDVKPDEEVSAKNMALMKNEGLYADPYSLMHEGRLSIASTQSLAAIGDPFSFPVSSGLYRRGSVRSLSTYSAAALQGDLEDSLYKPGGSLYSDTYSSATLGMGFRMPPSSPQKIPDMQLRDRDSYSSSPSRASPVRQTFRKDSSSVFVESPKSRPSSGSEPLCLTAGPGEGGRATPGFGSSLSGQDSDTSRDHRLERMEAMEKQIASLTGLVQSVLTRAPDSDSTEKTETNSDGSATGTGRLKQKAHTPSAPLALMPPPPSNINQVNSVGRLQMQLHLHGLQQNATDLRKQLTQLRKIQMENQDSVKTLLKRTEAELNVRVADALRKQEDPLQRQRLLVEEERLKYLNEEELIIQQLHDLEKSVEEIQKESSVNHKLVTVQELEEKATVLRKLGETLTELKNQFPGLQSKMRVVLRVEVEAVKFLKEEPHRLDALLKRCKSITDTLATMRKQANEGVWKKQEDFSSPSSKHNDDLRKFADFDIPTSPPLTINDLGGGNSLSNWSPHTSLSRGHGNPSGPHKDNYPPVPHKGKALEELERRAAADKALSVEVRLAAERDWEEKRASLTQYSAQDINRLLEETQAELMKAIPDLDFAAKQIKPSSNPTSSQTPQSGTATPEHRASKPQHKLSGKEGGSRRGSDELTVPRYRTEKPSKSPPPPPPRRSFPSSPGITTRSGEPLIPGKSIKKSESEETEGQKPHVKLRRTVSENPRPASTPPTLASGDKEEGEEEKIAAELELFERAPLRLTLPPHHFLPVSPRNRNSVPPCRLDLWPSKAPGTEGSRLSPVPHIVLTECLPASPTASEDPVRDLANDSVEENPSRDWTGHRTAYEAQMSKQRDSFGGSLQPEREQHCFKQDMGLKQELALLLTEMEVRVVSSLEAQELSKTAGRVLKTLTILPQTREVSEAQLSDRPLLVLFREEKSVREAYRLLYSLLESSKPVPKPRIKSSLYPGQQNSLVEALRRGTETGDRTLTVQYNTETKMIPEVKQVLENSTLEYSESDSSVDSLASRMRTTEDVRRSTYRRLDSLEETIRELENTLIEISGHPTAEQLYTETAIKSAPAQVTGIPTSETKKPPVPPKPSSLNPASNQGGNSSSVGKILHSSAASKLKHLQQNSTDKTKIGKREDFLKIQGQQQQ; from the exons CCAACGCCGGGGCCTGTTTTCCTAAGCAAG ATCCCGAGCGTGGTGGCAGTCACATGATCTCGACAGATGACTTGGAGTATCCAAGGGAGTACCGGACGCTGGGGAACAGCGCTCGGCGCTTCTCCAATGTGGGCCTGGTGCACACATCGGAGCATCGCCACACTGTCAGCGCCGCCCAGAGCCTGGAGGCTCTGACCAACCTGCATAAGGCTGACATGGAACGCAAGAGGGATGCCTTCATGGACCACCTGAAGAGCAagtaccagcagcagcagcagctgcagcatccGCACCACAGCCCACACCACAACCCGCCATCGCCCTCACCCTCCCATTCCAGCATGAGGGGCACGTCGGAGCGGTCTGCACGTGAGCAG CAACAGCCCAACTACTGGAGCTTTAAG AGCCGCAGTCCACGGCATTCCCAGTCTACCCAGTCTGGGCTTGCCGACCAGGCCGCCAAGCTCTCCTTTGCCTCTGCTGAATCCTTGGAGACCATGTCAGAAGCTGACATCCCCCTGGGGTTCAACCGGATGAACCGCTTCCGCCAGAGCCTGCCGCTGTCCCGCTCTGCCAGCCAGAATAAGCTACGATCTCCAG GCGTGCTGTTCCTGCAGTACGGGGATGAGACACGCCGGGTGCACATCACCCACGAGCTGAGCAGCCTGGACACGCTGCACGCCCTCATCGTCCACATGTTCCCTCAGAAGTTGACAGCGGGTATGCTGAAGTCACCCAACACAGCCATCTTGATCAAGGATGAGGCACGTAACGTCTTCTACGAGCTGGAGGATGTGCGGGACATCCAGGACCGCAGCATCATCAAGATTTACCGCAAAGAGCCCATCTATGCTTCTTACCCTGCTGCTGCACACCTTGCTAATGGAGACCTGAGG agggagatAGTGTACTCCTCTCGCGACTCCTCTCCAACTCGCCGCCTCAacaccctcccctcctctaCGGCCTCAGGGTCTTCTGGCTCTCCCTCCCGTTCACGCCTCTCCTACAGCGGGGGCcgccctccctccttctccgGGTCCCATCCCCAGCATGAACAGCCCCGACACCCCCACCATCCCCCAGCCAGCCACGCTGCCAATGCAGGCCTGTCTCCTTCACCCAGCGCCATCCTAGAGCGCCGTGATGTCAAGCCTGATGAAGAAGTGTCTGCGAAAAATATGGCATTAATGAAGAACGAGGGGCTGTATGCAGATCCCTACAGCTTGATGCACGAGGGCCGCCTCAGCATTGCTTCCACCCAGTCTTTAGCTGCCATTGGGGACCCCTTTAGCTTCCCTGTTTCCAGTGGCCTGTACCGCCGTGGCTCTGTGCGATCCCTCAGCACCTACTCGGCCGCTGCTCTTCAGGGCGATCTGGAGGACTCCCTCTACAAGCCTGGAGGCTCACTCTACTCTGACACATATTCCTCAGCCACTCTGGGCATGGGTTTTCGCATGCCGCCCTCATCCCCACAGAAAATTCCTGACATGCAGCTGAGGGACAGGGACTCATATTCTAGCTCACCCAGCAGAGCCTCACCCGTCAGGCAGACGTTTCGCAAGGACTCGTCCTCCGTGTTTGTGGAGAGCCCAAAGTCGAGGCCCAGCTCCGGTTCAGAGCCCCTTTGTCTGACAGCCGGGCCTGGGGAGGGCGGCAGGGCCACACCTGGTTTTGGTTCTTCATTGTCTGGACAAGACTCTGACACTAGCAG GGATCATCGCCTGGAGCGTATGGAGGCCATGGAGAAGCAGATAGCCAGCCTGACTGGCCTGGTCCAGAGTGTGCTGACCAGAGCACCAGACAGTGACAGCAC CGAGAAGACCGAAACCAACAGTGACGGCTCCGCCACTGGAA CTGGACGGCTGAAGCAGAAAG CTCATACACCATCGGCACCTCTAGCTCTGATGCCACCACCACCTTCTAACATAAACCAGGTGAACAGCGTCGGCCGCTTGCAGATGCAGCTCCACCTGCACGGCCTGCAGCAAAATGCCACCGACCTGCGCAAACAGCTCACCCAGCTGCGCAAGATACAG ATGGAGAACCAGGATTCGGTGAAAACATTGCTGAAACGGACAGAAGCGGAGCTGAATGTGCGCGTTGCTGACGCCCTGAGGAAGCAGGAGGATCCTCTGCAGAGACAGCGCCtcctggtggaggaggagagactcAAGTACCTCAATGAGGAGGAGCTCATCATCCAGCAACTCCA CGACCTGGAGAAGTCGGTGGAGGAGATCCAGAAGGAATCATCTGTCAACCACAAGCTCGTGACggtgcaggagctggaggagaaggcCACTGTTCTGAGAAAGCTGGGAGAAACACTCACAGAACTGAAAA ATCAGTTCCCAGGCCTGCAGAGTAAGATGCGGGTGGTGCTCAGGGTAGAAGTGGAGGCCGTCAAATTCCTGAAAGAAGAGCCACACAGACTCGACGCCCTGTTAAAACGCTGCAAGAGTATAACTGACACCCTCGCGACCATGCGCAA ACAAGCAAATGAGGGGGTGTGGAAAAAGCAGGAGGACTTCTCCAGTCCTTCATCAAAGCACAATGATGACTTGCGAAAGTTCGCAGACTTTGACATTCCCACCAGCCCACCACTCACCATCAATGACCTCGGGGGTGGCAACAGCCTGTCCAACTGGAGCCCCCACACTAGCCTCAGCCGAGGCCACGGGAACCCGTCCGGCCCCCACAAGGACAATTATCCTCCTGTCCCCCACAAGGGAAAAgccctggaggagctggagcgcCGCGCTGCTGCAGATAAAGCTTTGTCCGTAGAGGTCCGACTG GCAGCAGAGCGGGACTGGGAGGAGAAGCGGGCCAGTCTGACCCAGTACAGCGCTCAGGACATCAACCGGCTGCTGGAGGAGACCCAGGCCGAGTTAATGAAGGCTATTCCTGACCTGGACTTTGCTGCCAAGCAGATCAAGCCCAGCTCCAACCCAACGTCCTCTCAGACCCCTCAGAGTGGGACGGCAACCCCAGAGCACCGTGCCAGCAAGCCCCAGCACAAGCTTTctgggaaggagggaggatCCAGGCGTGGCTCTG ATGAGCTGACAGTGCCTCGATATCGCACAGAGAAACCCTCCaagtctcctcctccaccgccaCCGAGACGTAGCTTCCCATCCTCTCCAGGCATTACCACCCGCAGCGGAGAGCCCCTCATTCCTGGTAAAAGTATAAAG AAGTCTGAATCTGAAGAGACTGAAGGCCAGAAGCCTCATGTAAAGCTGAGGAGGACCGTGTCCGAAAACCCTCGTCCTGCATCTACACCCCCCACACTGGCCTCTGGGGAcaaggaggaaggggaggaagaaaaaattGCTGCCGAACTGGAG CTGTTTGAGAGAGCCCCGCTCAGGCTCACCCTGCCCCCTCACCATTTCCTGCCTGTTAGCCCTCGCAACAGGAACAGCGTACCCCCATGCAGACTGGACCTGTGGCCCTCTAAGGCCCCGGGCACTGAG GGAAGTCGCTTGTCTCCTGTCCCCCACATCGTGTTGACAGAGTGTTTGCCAGCTTCGCCCACTGCCTCAGAGGATCCCGTCAGAGATTTAGCAAACGACTCTGTGGAGGAGAATCCATCACGAGATTGGACAGGTCATCGCACAGCCTACGAGGCTCAAATGTCAAAGCAAAGGGATTCATTTGGAGGCTCTCTTCAGCCTGAGCGAGAGCAGCATTGTTTTAAACAGGATATGGGATTAAAACAGGAGCTTGCCCTGCTGTTGACAGAGATGGAGGTGAGGGTGGTGTCTTCTCTTGAGGCCCAGGAGCTCAGCAAGACTGCAGGAAGAGTTTTAAAGACTCTAACCATCTTACCACAGACAAGAGAAGTCTCTGAGGCTCAGCTGAGTGACCGACCACTGCTAGTGCTCTTCAGGGAGGAAAAATCAGTCCGAGAGGCCTACAGGCTGCTGTATTCCCTTCTGGAGTCATCCAAGCCGGTGCCCAAACCCAGAATAAAATCCTCCCTTTACCCAGGCCAGCAGAACTCTCTGGTGGAGGCTCTGAGAAGAGGGACAGAAACAGGGGACAGGACGCTGACAGTTCAGTACAACACTGAGACTAAGATGATTCCTGAGGTAAAGCAGGTTTTAGAAAATAGTACTCTTGAGTACAGTGAGTCAGACAGCTCTGTGGACAGTCTTGCCAGTCGGATGAGAACGACAGAAGACGTCCGACGCAGCACCTACAGGAGGCTGGACAGCTTGGAGGAGACTATTCGAGAGCTGGAGAACACCTTGATAGAGATCAGTGGCCATCCAACTGCAGAGCAGCTCTACACTGAGACAGCCATCAAAAGTGCTCCTGCACAGGTGACCGGTATTCCGACCTCGGAGACCAAGAAGCCTCCAGTCCCACCCAAGCCGTCGTCTTTGAATCCAGCATCGAACCAG gGAGGGAATAGCTCCAGCGTTGGTAAGATTCTCCACTCCTCGGCTGCCTCCAAGCTGAAGCACCTGCAGCAGAACAGCACAGACAAGACTAAAATTGGCAAAAGAGAGGACTTCTTGAAGATCCAGGGCCAGCAGCAG